One Desulfuromonas acetoxidans DSM 684 DNA segment encodes these proteins:
- a CDS encoding sel1 repeat family protein, whose amino-acid sequence MIPRNKLLLNSVLFISCILLAGGAMLYNYSYKLCWKCSTHDYYERGKEFVTHAEDELQRTGVDFIRLAADRDDMDAQLLLAESYTSQLPEGYVSATPQAQKKLSSLIVKNSTIAKSLLSKAYNRLYAGNKMTARQWYNMALLVEAGLIQRDDQAQATLDLLTQAAEAGSYPAMTRLGAFYHQQADYARAKKWLRRAAEAGVDPQPALTLGDYFFYGKSEAINYEKAIHWYRQALQTQRELTARGTEQERLAAEDVPMARIDMAMRQLQKSRMQPPMTLTYRLVGNANSSKIFTEDRPEGPIGTISSANGEVTAQIDPAISLALSIPVNRKTFESMSEGLDWVLQSYARSSYGSYTRFYFKLSR is encoded by the coding sequence ATGATTCCGCGCAACAAACTGCTACTCAATAGTGTGCTTTTCATCAGCTGCATCCTGCTGGCCGGCGGCGCCATGCTTTACAACTACAGCTACAAGTTGTGTTGGAAATGTTCGACCCACGACTATTATGAGCGCGGCAAGGAATTTGTCACGCACGCTGAAGACGAATTACAACGCACCGGAGTCGACTTCATCCGCCTCGCCGCCGACCGTGATGATATGGACGCTCAATTGTTGCTGGCTGAAAGTTACACCTCACAATTGCCTGAGGGCTATGTCAGTGCCACTCCGCAGGCGCAAAAAAAGCTGAGCAGCCTCATAGTCAAAAACAGCACCATTGCCAAAAGCCTGCTTTCCAAAGCCTACAACCGCCTTTACGCCGGCAACAAAATGACGGCGCGCCAATGGTACAACATGGCGTTACTCGTCGAAGCCGGTCTGATTCAACGAGACGACCAGGCTCAGGCCACCCTTGACTTGCTGACCCAAGCAGCCGAAGCCGGGAGTTACCCGGCCATGACCCGGCTCGGAGCGTTCTACCATCAACAGGCAGACTATGCCCGGGCAAAAAAATGGCTGCGCCGAGCTGCCGAAGCAGGCGTTGATCCGCAACCCGCGCTAACCCTGGGCGACTACTTTTTCTATGGCAAAAGTGAAGCCATTAATTACGAAAAAGCCATCCACTGGTACCGTCAGGCACTGCAAACCCAGCGCGAGCTCACCGCCCGCGGCACAGAGCAAGAACGTCTGGCCGCTGAAGACGTGCCCATGGCGCGAATTGACATGGCTATGCGCCAACTGCAAAAGAGTCGTATGCAACCGCCTATGACGCTGACGTATCGGCTGGTCGGCAACGCCAACAGCAGCAAGATATTCACTGAAGACCGCCCTGAAGGCCCCATCGGCACAATCAGCTCCGCTAACGGTGAAGTAACAGCTCAGATCGACCCAGCCATCAGTCTGGCACTATCGATTCCTGTCAACCGCAAAACCTTTGAGTCCATGAGCGAAGGGCTGGACTGGGTGCTGCAATCCTATGCTCGCAGCAGCTACGGCAGCTACACCCGCTTTTACTTTAAGCTGTCCCGATAA
- a CDS encoding cytochrome c3 family protein, with the protein MKHTVLIFWTVMVVLVTSTAWATTFDHDEHVAIFEGKDCSTCHVADAESIIPDVAICLDCHEATMVEEVSFSGLKTHDVTWSLSHRAAAKSKSMDCAACHQQNDCLECHTAGFADEMGDFGNSMTNVHRSDFHVSHPIAARTNPQLCTSCHESSFCSDCHSDFRRGSLTGISHQRSFSSLTVGSTGPAHESFDESQCQTCHVDSILPSHEWTSGHAREARKNLVTCQACHPEGDVCIKCHSARSGLGINPHPKDWDDIDGRMLRASDGRTCRKCH; encoded by the coding sequence ATGAAGCACACAGTATTGATATTTTGGACCGTTATGGTCGTGCTGGTGACATCCACGGCCTGGGCCACCACCTTCGATCATGACGAGCACGTCGCCATTTTCGAAGGTAAAGACTGCAGCACCTGCCATGTGGCGGATGCTGAGAGCATCATTCCCGATGTCGCTATCTGCCTGGATTGCCATGAGGCAACCATGGTCGAAGAAGTCTCGTTTTCCGGGCTCAAAACCCATGATGTCACCTGGTCGCTCAGTCACCGCGCTGCGGCAAAGAGCAAGTCCATGGACTGCGCAGCCTGTCACCAGCAAAATGACTGCCTGGAATGCCACACTGCCGGGTTTGCCGACGAGATGGGTGACTTCGGTAACAGCATGACTAACGTGCACCGCAGCGATTTCCATGTATCACACCCGATTGCGGCACGCACCAACCCCCAATTGTGTACCAGCTGCCATGAGAGCAGTTTCTGCTCCGACTGCCACAGCGATTTTCGTCGCGGATCCCTCACCGGCATTTCGCATCAGCGCAGTTTCAGCAGCTTAACCGTCGGCTCCACCGGTCCGGCCCATGAGAGCTTCGATGAGTCTCAATGCCAGACCTGCCATGTCGACTCGATCTTACCCTCACACGAATGGACCAGCGGCCACGCCCGAGAGGCACGCAAGAACCTGGTGACTTGCCAGGCGTGCCACCCCGAAGGCGATGTGTGCATCAAATGCCACAGTGCCCGCAGTGGTCTGGGAATCAACCCCCATCCCAAGGACTGGGATGACATTGATGGAAGAATGCTTCGTGCCAGCGATGGCCGAACCTGCCGTAAGTGTCACTAA